The following nucleotide sequence is from Pristis pectinata isolate sPriPec2 chromosome 24, sPriPec2.1.pri, whole genome shotgun sequence.
GCAGGAGACAGATAGTTGAAGGGGGAGATGGTGATCACAGTAATGGAGGTGGATGTGTGATCAGCTCAATTCAGGCACTGTCGTGGATGGAAATGATGGAGAATAACAACATTGCCCTCATACAGAGGCTGCTGAGGGAAGCATTGACTGGAGCCAAAGGGCATTTTTCATTGTTATATTCCCAGTCAGAATCGTCTACGTGGGAAAGCCAAGAAACATCACCACTGCAAGACACACTAATGAATAATTGAAAATCCTATATAAATAAAACTAACCTTCGTCTCCTCAATTCAGTGACATCTGAACctaaaaataaaaagatttttgAGTCTACCGTCTTCTTACTAATACATTATTTCAATTGATTTCCTTCAACATCTTTATCAAGTTTACAAATAACTCAAAAATGTCTCGTGCAGAAAAATGCATTAGTAATCTTGTACCAGCAAGATCCCcacaaaatatcaaaaaaaagaaTTGACAAATTAATCTCATATTTCCTttacaagaggaggccattcagcccattgactctatGTTAGCTCTCAGGGTAATCCCCatcaaccccctccctcctctaggtctcttaccactcacctacacactaggggcaacttacagtggctaattaacttaccatccCAGCAAgtatttgggacgtgggaggaaaccagagtagggTGTTCCACAAGGTTTCTCTTGAATTAGCTGATTGATTTAATATCCTCTTTTAGACAATGCTGGTGTTGCTGAAAAGCTGCCATTTATTGCCCTCCCTCAGTTGCCTTTTTACAAAGATTGTAGCTCAATAGGCCACTTTCAGGGTACAGCACACACTGGTGACCGGAGATCATAATCACGTATAGTCCACACAGCGGCACATTAGCAcatcaggtagtgctgctgcctcacagttccagccacctgggttcaatcctgacctcagtgctatctgtatggagtttgcatgttctcctcccacatgccaaagaagAGCTagttgtaggttaattgactccAGTAAATGATTCcaagtgtgggtgggtggcagaagaatcaggagGGGAGCCGATAGACAAGTaatagagagaataggttataccgaaataagtaggggaatagGATCAATGGGAATACCCTGGGAGCCGGTataaactcgatgggccaaatgttctTCCATGTGGTAAGAAAGTACGAGAAACTAAATGAGAATTATGgtatcaggaaataaaacctcCCTGCTTTGACCAACAGCAGTTGGATTTGTAAAAACATAAATATAGTCACagtttttcaaaatgtatttttcaaGGTTCACCAAAATTGAAACTTTGACAGTGTAATTTGAAGGCAGGTTCTTCAGAATTATTCATCCCAGATCTCACTATTGCTGGCCCAGTAAGAGAACAGTTATACTACCTTATTCCAACACCACCCATTCCCCCCCATGGGCACTCTGGATTGTTATGAAAACTgcattatttcttttaaatttaaatacttAAACTTCTACAAAGTTCCCCAGCATTCAGCTGCCAATACGATGGTAACAACTTGAAGTCAGAGCAAGAGGTCAGCTAACATTTGGTGTTTACTCACCATTAGCAGAGAGTGATGGCTGAAAAGCAATATAGGAAAAGAATTAAAACTAAACATGGcaattgtcacttttttttaaaaaaagtcagaaacaggaaacatCTTCAGAAATCAATTTAGTGGGGAAAAAATTGGCCAATCATCCCATGGCTTGCAGGACTTTGTGGTCTTCAAAATGGATGCATCAGGCAATTTTCCCAACTAAGTAATGAAGGGGAATTGGTCAGTAAACAATGTCAGCAAACAACATATGGAATCACTCAGAATAACAGACACCACCCTGCACAAGCTTAGGTCTTCCGTGTTCCATGAGGATGGGTTGACATTGGTCTACCAGCTCCCCAACAGCAGCAACGGGATGGAGAGCCCTGTGCAGGGAGTGATCTCGAGAAGCTGGAAAACCACGCAGAATGAGTTTccagaaaatcaaataaaatctaCTTGAAGATGGGAAGCCTGATTTACAAAGTAGAAACAAAGGGCTCCACAATGATACAACTAGCTCTGGCTGCAACTTATAGCTCCAACAAGTACAAGGATGGTTGGAATAAGAAACAAAGTGTTTCACACAAAGTTGATGGAGAGTAAACAGATTCCCCCTGCagttgtaataaaaacagaaaatgctggaaatactcagcaggtcaatcagcatctgtggacaaagaaaTGGAGTTCATGTTTCGGATTGAAGACCATTCATTAgatctgggaaagtgagaaaagaggttagttttaagctgcagagaagttGGGCGAGAGAAGTGTGGGACAAAGGAAATAGCTCTAAGAAAAGTGATTATAGAACTCTCTggctgatagattaatgagggcagttttACAGATAGACAGCAACAGAGAGGAAAAAGGGATGTAAAGGCTGTGAAACGCAGGCTGGAGCTGTTACTGAGAGCTGAAACCaaaatggagaatgctggaaatgcacccACGTTCAGTCTGCAGGGACCATCCTGATCTTCCTGTTGGTTCCCACTTTAATTATCCACCCGCTATCACTCTGATCTATCTACATGAGACCTCCTACACTGGTCCAACAAAGCcaaacgcaagcttgaggaacatctcCTCACCTTCTGCCTGGGCATATTGTAGCAGTtgggatttaaaattaaaatcaacaacCTCAGAGAAAGCATTTTTTCTACTTCTGTCAGAATTGACCAGATCTGCTGTAAGATTATCCACCTGTAATATTaccagtttttctctttctagacACTACCCTATATATTGTCTTTTCCTTTgttttggttttctctctctctaacctaGCAACCAGACAGCACAGTAAACAGCAGAATCACAACAACCCAGACCTCATCCTACCAGAGATTTCCCCTTTGTCCTTTTGATTCCTCCCTCACCCTTTTTGTAAGTTCAAATTAATTTGCTTTCTCACTATTCCTGTTCTGAAAagactttgacttgaaacattacctgttgttctttccatggatgttgccagaCCTGCAGAGCGTTTCCAgaattccctgtttttatttcaaatttccattgtCCGCAGATTTTGAgttttcattttcctgcatttataaAGGTttggaacagaagcaggccattcagcccctcaaagcaGTGCCATGCTGGTCAGCATCCAAACTATTTACCATTATTTCCAATAAacaatttaaaaggcatttgcaccAATGCTCCAACCTCAGACCATTGAGCTCAATGACACAGCTGTCAGTGTGTAGGACTGACATCTGCATCTTGACCAGCAAAGATTCACACCCAAACATACACAGGCTTCAGCCCAAAAGCAGACGCATGGAAGGGGATGGGCCCAGAGTCACCAACTCTCCAAGATTGTACTGGCATGTCCAGGAATAATTGCCGGCTGCATCGTGGGCCATCAAATAAAATGGTACCCATTTTATTATCCTCTTTCAACACTACAATTAAATGATTATGAAAAGTACATATTTCTTAATTGCTGTTTTATTGGGTGGGGTGATTTGGAGGCACAAGGTCATATGATTATAGAGTCAAACTGCTGGTCCTTTTAAAAACCGGAGCACTTACCCCACCAAGGAGCTCGCCCCTCATCTCTCCTGTGTACCTGGCTTTCGTCTGCAGATGGACAGTCTTGGTGGCAGATATCCTCTCCTTACCAGTTGTTGAAGTCCGCCCAGGAGCTAAAAACTGATTGGCCAGAGCCTTTTCAGTGGGGTTAGGCTGGAAACCAAAAGGCAAAAGGTTGGTTGATAGAATCTAACACTCATTAACCTGGGGTGGGAGGAAGCAACGACAAACTACGAAACACTGAGATGAGTGTtgattggccaggacaccagggtgCAGTTCCTGCTGCCCTTCAAAACAGTGCCCTAGGATATTAAATTTCCATTTGTGAGAACAGAGGGAAACTaaaatcttgttgtttttttgttaagtattttttaaaatacagacaCCACTGGCAAGACCAGTGTTTGTTACCATCCCTGACAGCCAATGAGACTGGTAAACCACCTCCTTGTATCTCTTCAGTCCTTCAAAGTGCTCCAGTGATGCTTTTGGGTCGGGCCTTTCAGGATTTACCCAGTGACAATTCAGGGACAGTGATATATTGCTTAGATTTAATCCCGACAACAATGAAgtaatggtgatatatttccaaggctgTGCAAGCAACTTGGCTGGATTCGGCATAGAGAAGCTGTGCATTTCAATCCTCTCCCCTCCTGTAAACATTGCTTCCCGTCATCTCTCATGCTTAATCAACAATTAGGAGATCCCATTTTCAGGCCATGAAACCAATGGCCTTAGTCTGAAGGACTTATTCTTTTACACAAGGTTAGAAAGCCTTTGTGCAGCTCTTTCAAACTGTGGTCATAGAGACTCACTCTTTATGACAACAGTTTGAAAGAGCGGCACAAAGGCTTTCTAATAAACAGAATTATAGGAAATTAATTTATTGCAGCCCAGGGGAAAACATACTAAAACTATAAATGACAACAAATCATCCATACCAGTTTCTCTGCCTCCAAAAGCCCTTTCATGAACTCCACTTTGCGGCTGTATTCATTTAGAACTTCGGGAGCAGGTTTACTGCCAGGGACAAAGAAACATCATTGGTCTTAGAGCCAACAACTTCTGTTTATACAAGAGAAATGTGCTGCTTTACAAAGTGTTAGCAAGTAAATCTGACATGGAGCACAGTATTGTGGCAGATAATCAAACGTTTAGTCAAATAGATAGATTAAATGTCTCagtgaaggagagagaaatatagagagGAGGGTTGGTTTAGGAAGGAACTCTCAGAGCTGAGGCAGTTGAAAGCACAGCCATCAACAGGAGATCAATTAAATTCAGGGTGAACAAGAGACCAGATTTGAAGGAACACAAATCTTGCAGTGTGTCAAGGTTGGACACATTGAAGTTAGGCGGCAAGACCAGGTAGACATTTGAAAATGAGTAACTGTAAAATCAAGGTCTTCCACAACTAAGAGCCACTGTAGATCAGCTAACACAAAAATGCTTTAATAAAAtaatctggttttgtgggtttatTGTTCACCTCTGTACAAGTAATAAAACTTCAGGAAGCCTCAACGGATTCTTCTTACCTTATGTGCTTCTTCAATTCAGTCAACATTTCTTGAAGAGCTTCAACATACTAgagaaaaattacaaataacaaccATTAGCAACATGTAACTTTACTAAAAAGAGTATAATTTCAAATGTTTTCATGAAAAATTTTGACTCCTCTTAAACTAAATGTAGACACCCATGATTAGATTAGTtcagcattcacagggagaactagCACAAAATAATAGCCACAAAAAAGTGATgcataaaaaaaatccttgccaTGGTtcacaggcagtatctgtgaagaggaTGTGGGTGCTGAGTGGTTTAAACAGCATTATATCATTTTTAGGGAGTCCCAAAGCAGTTCATAATCTTTGAAGAAGGCATGCTGGCAGTCAGCAGGAATTTGACCACAGCAGGTCCCATAAAGAGCAAACAGGATGAGCATCCTCTTGCTGATGGTGGATGAGGCTAAGATATTGAGAGACTTCTCTTGATCTTTAGTTGGTTGCAAGAGATCTTTTACATTGGGGGATCCCATTTGAAAGACAACTTCAACATTGCAGCACTCTTCCAGTACTAGACTTAACCATTAGATTAGACTGCATGCAAAAAGCTGGAAGGGCTTGAACTATAACCTTTAGATTAAGATGCAAGAGCTCCACCAGTTATCTGAGGCTGTCattcatctgattttttttaccttATCTAGTATAGGTGAAATACAAATTGTTCACATCCTCTAGCAGCACAACATACAACCTATGGTAAGAGTATACAtagagaaaattacaaataacaaccATTAACAACATGTAACTTTACTAAAAAGAGTATAGGACAGATAGGAAGGAATCATGAGTTTAGGGGAATGTGATCTCATAATGCTATAAACACCACTCTGTTCCAACAACCTGGTGAGCAttggtcacagagtcagacagtaTGGAaaaaggcactttggcccactgagtccatggcaACTACCAAGCATCCAATAACTccaatgaatcccattttattctcccaacattcccatcagcttcccctccccccaccccccagattctatcattcatccACACACAAGGAGtagtttacaatagccaattgacctaccaacccacacatctttagaatgtgggagatcatgcaaactccacacagacagcacaagaggtcaggatcaaacccgggatggagctgtaaagcagcagctccactacTTTGTGCCACCCTAATTGGTGGacattttttcccattttcatAAATAACATATTCAATTTTAACTGGAAAAAAATCTATCTTTTGTTAATTAATATAAAAACTAACAAACAAGATACAGGCATGTCCAGCATGGCAAGTATTTATTCTCCTTCTTGAAAGGCAGTGGTGAATGACCATCCTAAAGCATTATATGCAtcatggtgaaggtactcccagtgTTGTCGAATAGGGAGtgccaggagttagacccagctACTATGGATGAATGTTAAGTAGTACAATGTGTAGCTAAATAGTACctttaattaaaacagaaatccCAAGACACATCACAGGAGCATAATCTAAAAAACTGATGTCAAGTCTTCTTTAACGTGACACCAGGGCAGATGATTAAAAAGTAATTGTTACAATACATGATAAAAGGAGAACAAAGCGGTACAGAGGCTGGAGAAATTTAGAGAGGAATCCCAGAGCTTGAGACTTGGGAGTGGATGACATGGCCACTAATGATTCAACAAGGATGAAGACATCCACCggtattaaagaaataaaatgtttcagagTTACACAATCTAGAAATCTATGTCTCACCCACTTAGTTATTGGGTAGTGGAATAATTAATTACAATAGATTTGCAACGCACTTTCACTAACAAAGCAAACTTTAGGACATTAACCACAACCCTCACTCCACTGACCTATTCGTCAACCTGCCCAGGTTTGCATTTAATAAATTCAGGAGAAAGGAATTTCAGATGTCCACTCCATGGAGACATATGGTGGCCCAGAGCATACAATTACATTGTGAAAGTTAACATGAAAAACCAGTTtcatacattacagcagtgactatatCTCAAAAGCATTTAGTTGGCCCTATATTGTCCTGGGACGTTCACAGGCCACGAAAAACatggtttggtttttttttggaagaaaacAGATTGAACTTGAccagatttgtggacacagttgtccatcacaaaaaccaggctaccttccatggactctgtctacacttctcactgccttggtaaagcagccaatataatcaaagatccctcccaccctggacaatctcttcaccattgagcagaaaatacaaaagcttgaaaacacacaacaccaggctcaaggacagcttcttatcccactgctataagactcaaacagaccttttgtacattaaagatggatccttgacctcacaatctacctcgttgtggcccctacactttattgtctacctgcactgcacttggtagctgtaacactattttcagcattctgttatttctattcccttgtactacgtcaatgggctgatgtgatgaaataaataataaataattagtttggtaaattggtttattttgtcgcatgtagtgaggtacagtgaaaaaccttgttttgcatgccatccatacagatcatttcatcacatcagtgcactgaggtagtacaagggaaaagccataacagaatgcagaatgaagtgttacagttacagggagggAGCAGTGCAAGCAACAGGGTGCAAGGTTGTAATGAGGCAGATTGGGAGGTTAAGGGCTCATTTTATCCTACAAGGGGTCAAGAGAAACCAATAACAATGCACTAGCAACATTTTAAAGGCTTGTGGGCAGAAAATGCCCACCGAGTGTTGGAGTTTAAGCCACATTAACCCGCTCTGGGGGATGTTTCTGGGCAGAAGCCGCAGACAGGCTCAGGGGCAGCTCCCTGCAGCCCCGGTGACGTGGCCCATTGGCCAGCCCACGGAGCACCTCCTCCCCCCGAACCCTTCTCTCCCCGCTCCCCCTGCGCACCTTCTCCAAACGCCAGTCCTTCTCGTCCCGCTTCTCCGCCGCCATCGCCTCACATCTCACCAGCAGCCGCAAGAAGTTCTTCTCCAACCTGGAGGAGGCCATACTTGCGCCGGCAAAGTTACGTCGCTACCTTAACAACATCATTTCCGGTTGGATCAGACGCCATTTTTAATGCTGGCAAAAAAGAACGATGGGCGTCACCATGGGGACGAATTGAAGCGCATTTTCGCCAGACAGCGCCGCCTGGAGTCCCGGCGCCGCTGGTGCCTTTGAGACTGTAAAAAggtgcaattgaaaatcaaaatgcagatAATTTAATTTACAAAGATAATGATCTATGAAGGTAGCAAACATGAATTTGTAAAGGCTAGATACTGTTTGATGGGCTGCTTTGAATTTTACACTGATGTCACTAAAACAAAGGACATAGCTTGCTTTTATGAATCCCCAGAGGCATTTGATAACTATTGCACTGCAGAGGGTGAAGAggatatttacgaggatgttgccaaaacTAGAAAATTATAGCTGGATAGGcaagacctgaaatgtttactgtccatttccctccatagctgctgtctgacctgccgagttcctccagcactttatgtgttgcATTGGATAGGCAGGGGTTGTTTGAAATGGAGGTAGCTGAGGGTAGACTTAATTGAGGGGCATGAAGTtatgaaagacctggatagaataAATAAGAATAACCAATTTACCATGACAGGTCAGAATCTAAAAGCatataaagtaattggtagaaggattcaAGAAGAAGAAAAATCTTTTCATACAAGGACTggtaggagtctggaactcacgATTTGAAAGAGTGATAAAGGTCGAACCCCTTATCATGTTTAAAAAGTACACGGATGTGTAATGGAAGGTAGAATTAGGTTGGGCGGCTCTTTTTTGACCAGCATGGAACATAATAGGCTGAAGTTCTTTTTTTGTTGaaaatgttctatgtttccattTATCATATCAGTAGCCCAGTCATCTGGATACTCATCCAGTAACCAAATAACTATACTATTTTTCCCAAATGTAGGTTGATCTGAAATGcatattgaagtttttttttgcctgtttcCAGGTTCTTGGTTCAGGTGGGAATTGGTAGTACTTGCGGTTATGCCGTGCACATTGTCAATTTTATTATTGTTTGGGTCCTGACATAAATATtctgattcattttttttaaagattgaatAGCTTGGAAGGGCAAATTATTGACCTGGCCAGGACATGGTCGAGCAGCAGAAACCAGTGAGGACAACAGGCAGAGTAGGAATAAGTGTTGCTGCCTCAATAATAACTATATTTATCAACCCCCTCAAATGGAAAGCCACATATCTAATTTTGACAAATGACAAAAAGGTAGTCAGCATTCAAGCAGTGTAAATGGAAGCATAACAGTTAGAGAGTCATACAACAAAGAAACTGGCTCttcaggccaactggtccatgccatcaaagatgcccatccaagcttgtccctgTTGtccgtatttggcccataaccttttcaatctttcctatccatgtacctgcctttcaccacttcctctggcatctcattccatttatgcaccaccctctgcgtaaaacaaGTTGCTCTTCATTCctatgaaatctttcccctctcatcctaaacttaCGTCCTcaacttcttgattccccaatcctgggaaacagaccacgcgcattcaccctgtctatgcccctcagttaCAGAGATACCAATTGATAAAGTGAATGGGTACAGCTCTGGTGCAGGgtagcagttagcactgctgccttagAGCTTCAGAAACCTTGGTCCTTAACTTGGCTGTCTGTGTGTaatttctccttgtgactgcatgggtttcctcccacatgctaaaaatgtgctggtaggtaggttaattgaccactataaatagTCCCTAGTGTAGGTGCATGGCAGAACTGGTGGGGGAGTTGTTTTCTTCAGTGTCATGCAATTGAATATAGATTCTTCCTCCCAGAGTGAAACACACGGTCACCATTCCTAGAGCATTTTGtttcactccagaaatttgattGGGTATTCCTGAGTCACTCGTGCCCTGACATAATTTCTGACCTCCTGACCCCCAAATCCACAATTCCCTGAGAAtcagttcccactctcccccgaTCTCCCATCACCCCTCAATTCCATGATCCCAGAGGCTCAAATCCCCAGACCATTCATCACTGTAGGCTACCAGTGactctctgttcccccccccccccaccccacttcccactCTTGGCCAATCAATGCCAGAGTCCAATGCACCCACACCACCCACAACCATCCATTAATAGCTTCAGTGACAACCCCAGCAACAGCATAGCCTGATTGGGATTACGTTTGCTGGCCATTGAGAACCTTGCAAACCTGGTCTCAGAACCGAGCAACACGTTTTCAAAAAACACAGTCTACAACACATACTATGTTGCCCAGAGCAACGGCTTACAGCAAAGGGCCAACAACCAAAATGGTCATGGGTGCCCCGTTGCATTTTGGATGTATTAACATTTGGAGATCAACTTTATCTCTAACTAGCCCAATGCATCCTCCCAGAATTAATCTTCTGGCTTCCAATAGCCAATTATTAACAAAATTATTATGAGTGGTTTATATTTAATTTCCCACAAAAGTACCTACCATGGGCTGCACATCGAGTACAAATTTACAAAAAGGCATAACACATGGTaacatttactatttttattctttttttaaaagcatattATTTACGTCCTAATAGCATACAGTTGCATGTGGTCTACTGTGGATCAGGAAGACATGCAGAAACAGGCAACACAATTGGCACACAAGTGATAAAAGTCAAGTCACCACGGTTAAAAGTTTATGCCCATTCTTGGTGACACAGTGACAGAGAGAATAACTGTAGGGGCATAGAAAATAGGAATGACTATCAACTGGACTGCTGCCTCGGAGTGAATTCGGTCACCTTCCTGAGGATTATTGTAAGTATACCCAGTGCATGCATGTCTCCTAATTACTGCCCATATTTTGAATGCTGTTGAGGAGCCCCTAATGGGTCTTCTTGGGTTGTGTCTAATGGTCCAGGAAGGCCACAGCTTTAAACCTTACTTTATTGGCTTGGATGAATTTACTTTAGGTAGATGTTTAGCTGTTACAATCAACTTCAAGATATTTTGGGAATAAAGGTGCTGGGAAGTCAAGATTCTTGATTGCTACTCAGTAACTTTCAGAATAAGTAGTCATTATTTAGGTCGGAAATGTAAGGAGTTTTTTCTGTCAGATggtagtggatctttggaattctctaacccagggACCcacagaagcagagtcaatgaatttattcaaggaggatttggatagatttttggactttaAGGGAATGAGTGTAATGGTGATCAGGCAGAAAATGGAGCTGAAGGCAATAATGAATAACGGGGCAAgctcaaagagccaaatggcctccttctgctcctatttctcatgtttcttTGTTCAGATGGTCTCAGAGAACCATCCTGTTGATTTTTGGTCGTTGCTTGAAGCCCTTGGATGCATGAGGCTTTTCCTCCAATTTCCCCCTCCTGTTTGGTGAGCCAGGGGACAAGGAGCTGACGTTCCCAGTTTTTATACAACTGCTCAAATGCAGCCTCCTAGTGGGCTGAGACTAGCTGTTTCAAAATGGACCAGGGGCCCATCCTGGGACTTGATGCTTCACAAGGCTTTGGGTACTCCATGTAGTGCATCTCCCCAGTAACCCTGTTAGCTGCTGGGAGTTCTTTAATAGTGGGATGAGTGGGATGATTCCCTGTTTCACCCATTGATCAGGGGAGTGTCTGACTGGCCATCTAGCTCCCTCTATTACTGTATTTAAATTGCCTGAAAGGAAAACCAAATTCAGGCAGCACTGACTCATTCCTTGCTTTTCAAAGGAGCCCAGTCTGGTACCAATCACCTCTCCAACCAGACAAATCACCCCAGTTGAACAAAGGCTTGATTTGGACTCATGGACGCTAAGAGTTATGGGATTTCAGGCCCACCTTTTTCAACAGCTTACAGTTCCACACTTCCCTGTCACCCCACAGTCCCAGCCCTTCCAATCATCCGTCTTGATTGGTAAGCCTGAATACTGGCTTCTTAAAGGTTATTCACCACTGAAGCCATCAAAATTGAGCTTGATCCCATTCCTCAATAGTATCTGTGCACAAACAACACTTGGCAACAGGTATTCCTCTGATTAACTTAGCAGCATAGGCAGAAATTATAGATGCTAACTTCCTTCATACAcagagtggaaatctggaacactcttcctcaaaaAGGTGACAGGTCAACTGAAAAGTTCAAAACTGGGATCAGCAGATGTTTGTTAGGGCAGGGTATTAAGGCCCATGGAAACAAGGTAAAGAGGTGGGAGTCAAGATGCCAGCATGCAGATCAACCATGacttaattgaatggcagaacaagaggggccaaatggtctcatcctgttcttgtgttctcatCTTGTGGATTGAGTTCAGCTTGTGCTTTGAGAAGAAGCAACTTGCTCAGCACCATCAAAGAGGAGAGGGTAGGAGGGGGTGGATGATGGGGGAgtgggtggtaatcaggaggtgaCAATGAATGTCACCTCAGGATAAAGGGCAAtattaatgaagaaaaaaaatgacaatgtcTGGCCCTAATTGGAATTTTACATCATGGTGAGGaagataattttaattttctccttCACAGGTGCCCTCCCATACCATGGTGTCTGCGGCCCACCCCATTTCGAGCCTGCATTGTTTACTTGGTGACGATTGAGAAAAAACGCTCAACTAGTTTTCCCCTTCCTTTAACCCAGAGGTGCTGTGGCCTATTTGAGCTCTCTTCCCATTTCCCACTGGCGGGTGTCACCcacaggtggtgggggggggggggggagatcgtGCCAAGTATGGAGCTCTCCTCAAGATCAGGCGAGAGGCTGGGGGAGGAGTTTCATTTTGACGTCATACATTGTGACAGGATTCACTTTATTATTGACAGGGTGCATAAACATTCCATGGAGCTTTGCAGTGTAGTACTGGAGGTTTGTGACATGGATGTGATGTGTCCAGCAAGAAAGGGGAGAAGGAATTAGTGACAAATGTTTCTGGTGCAAAGCTCCTGCCAAGACTTCTCAATTGGAATCTGATGGGGACCCTTCACTCAGGTGCACAGGTGAGGAAGAGGACGGCCATTACCAGGGGCTTGGCAGGAGGTGCTTGAATGGAGGCTGGTCAAGTTATAGAGACCTTCCAGCCCCATAACGTCACTGGGACTTTGCAGG
It contains:
- the use1 gene encoding vesicle transport protein USE1 isoform X1 encodes the protein MASSRLEKNFLRLLVRCEAMAAEKRDEKDWRLEKYVEALQEMLTELKKHISKPAPEVLNEYSRKVEFMKGLLEAEKLPNPTEKALANQFLAPGRTSTTGKERISATKTVHLQTKARYTGEMRGELLGGPSLSANGSDVTELRRRSGMGDEKHSASELDAVLHHHHNVQERLAEEMLNLARNLKNNTLAAQNVIKQDNQTLTHSLRMADQNFEKLKVESERLEQHAKKSVNWLLWLMLVVVCFIFISMILFIRIFPKLR